Genomic segment of Vibrio natriegens NBRC 15636 = ATCC 14048 = DSM 759:
CCTTATCGTTATCAATTGTTAGACATAAAAAAACCAGCTAAATAGCTGGCTTTTTCAATCAAGGAGAGACTATTCTTCGTCTTCATCATCTTCGTCAGAGTATAGAGCGTCTTCGCCCTCGTAATAGGTACCCCAACCGTCATAAATAATGTCGTACTTTTCAGCGAGATGAACCAGCTTCTCAACTTGAGCATCAATTGCTTCTGCATCGAGTGCAGATTCCATCGTCGCATCACAGCAAAGTAGTTTGTTGCCGTCTTCGTCTTCTGTCTCTTCTGCTTCAAGTACTTCAAAGCCCATCTTAAATGCTTCAACAACCGCTTTTTCTAGCGTATCGAAATCTTCTGCAAATAGGTGGTGCTCAATTTCGTATAGCGAATCTGGATCGCTGCCATCTTCTAGCAATGCTGCAATGATATCGCGAGTCTCTTCCTTTTGAATCTCAATTAATTCTTCTACTGATAGATATTCATCTTCGTGAGACATGTTTTGGCTCCAGATTAGTTACTTGGTGGAAACGATCCGGTGAAATATGGCACGGATTGCGACGAAAAGCCACTAACAAACGCCAAACCACAGCGATTGTTGTCAATTATTCCTTGATAAATATTAAACCCCTCTCACAAGGTCACAAAAAGTTAACAAGAAATGCTGTTTTGTAATATTCAGAAGATCCTAATTCGCATAAATAGGGCACAAACCGGCTCTCAATGCGTGTTTATGGTTCTATATTGAATACCGAGACGCCTTGTATTCTCTACTCAGCGAATAAAGAGAACCCAAAAATGCATATTTTAGAATATATATGCACATTTTATGCACTAAGCATGTAATATACTCAAGTCAGACCAAAAGAATAAAAACGCACTTAACGCCAAAGCACAAAAACAACACAAAAAACCACCAACAATAACCATTATAAATAAATTTGGAGTTTTAATTTAAAATTAAAACAATTAACAAAACATTATCAAAGTTAACTAACTTGCATCTTATCCATAAGGTTGTCATAAATAGCGGCTGGTAAATCTGTAAGGACACAAAATGAGTAAGCTGTACGTTGGATCAGAAGTTGGTCAATTAAGACGAGTTCTATTAAATCGCCCTGAGCGCGCCCTAACCCACTTAACGCCATCTAACTGTCATGAGTTATTGTTTGATGATGTTCTTGCGGTAGAAGCAGCAGGCGAAGAGCATGATGCTTTCGCTCGTACTTTACGCGATCAAGATGTAGAAGTACTTCTACTTCACGATTTACTAGTCGAAACCCTCGCGGTTCCAGAAGCGAAAAAGTGGCTATTGGATACTCAGATCTCTGATTTCCGTTACGGCCCGACCTTTGCCCGTGATCTTCGCGCGTATT
This window contains:
- the rraB gene encoding ribonuclease E inhibitor RraB, which codes for MSHEDEYLSVEELIEIQKEETRDIIAALLEDGSDPDSLYEIEHHLFAEDFDTLEKAVVEAFKMGFEVLEAEETEDEDGNKLLCCDATMESALDAEAIDAQVEKLVHLAEKYDIIYDGWGTYYEGEDALYSDEDDEDEE